In one Dermacentor variabilis isolate Ectoservices chromosome 4, ASM5094787v1, whole genome shotgun sequence genomic region, the following are encoded:
- the LOC142579680 gene encoding thromboxane-A synthase-like yields the protein MDPTNALWQLVAASILLYLVHWYMKRKQHFNYFKDLGIPGPEPSIITGNMSELRKKTPTVAYREWLEKYGKVLGYFNGYRPVLLVADLDLLKMVQVKDFQDFIDRSLFFQSKRPPSPHNKSLIQLTGKRWKEVRSVLTPSFTTNKLKMMAPGVVCSVKEFEDKIAEYARSGEEFEIGNLYQAMTLDVICRSAMGIEYNIQQNPKHSLLISCRILFSGSFSWPAVLLASFPEMAFILKYLFEWWLTRINNGVNPFEEVQKKCGNIVKQRQIDNSAPQKDLLQLMIEAKSSNVDVGSVTSDQLTAADDNEHELKHNAPPSSNGLSYSSRTVLDDDDITQNAFLVLVGGYETTSNTLTLVSHMLVNYPEVQEKVRQELLAALGPDEEISYNTIQKLTYLDCVIQETMRLYPPIFGFVTREAVVDKQYGKLKIPAGTAVMAATEYMHRDPCHWEKPNTFDPDRFLPERRKGQNPLAFQPFGAGPRNCIGMRFAQMEMRFALAHVLRKYRLEATPNTDKDPAEIEMNPLVLRIKRGVHVKVVPI from the exons ATGGACCCCACGAATGCCCTATGGCAGCTGGTTGCTGCTTCCATCCTGCTTTATCTGGTTCACTGGTACAT GAAGAGGAAACAGCATTTCAACTACTTCAAGGACCTCGGCATTCCAGGGCCAGAGCCAAGCATCATCACCGGCAACATGAGCGAACTGCGAAAGAAG ACACCTACCGTGGCCTATAGGGAATGGTTAGAGAAGTACGGTAAAGTATTGGG GTATTTCAACGGCTACCGCCCTGTGCTGCTCGTCGCTGACTTGGATTTGCTCAAGATGGTTCAAGTGAAGGACTTTCAAGATTTCATTGACAGAAGT CTTTTCTTCCAATCCAAGCGGCCACCGAGTCCTCACAACAAGTCTCTGATCCAACTAACGGGCAAGCGCTGGAAGGAAGTACGCAGCGTGCTCACTCCCTCCTTCACCACCAACAAGCTCAAGATG ATGGCCCCTGGCGTGGTGTGCAGCGTAAAGGAGTTCGAGGACAAGATCGCGGAGTACGCACGCTCCGGCGAGGAGTTCGAGATCGGCAACCTGTACCAGGCGATGACGTTGGACGTGATCTGCCGCAGCGCCATGGGCATCGAGTACAACATCCAGCAGAACCCCAAGCACAGCCTGCTGATCAGCTGCCGCATCCTCTTCAGCGGCAGCTTCTCGTGGCCCGCCGTGCTGCTCG CCTCATTTCCCGAGATGGCGTTCATACTGAAGTACCTCTTCGAGTGGTGGCTCACCAGAATCAACAACGGCGTTAATCCCTTCGAGGAAGTCCAGAAAAAATGCGGAAACATCGTCAAGCAGCGCCAGATCGACAACTCG GCCCCACAAAAGGACTTGCTGCAGCTGATGATCGAAGCCAAGTCATCCAACGTTGACGTCGGAAGCGTCACCTCGGACCAGCTCACGGCCGCCGATGACAACGAACACGAACTCAAGCACAACGCAC CGCCGTCGTCGAACGGTCTCTCGTACTCGAGCAGGACGGTCCTGGACGACGACGACATCACGCAGAACGCTTTCCTTGTCCTCGTCGGAGG GTACGAGACAACGAGCAACACGCTCACGCTCGTGTCCCACATGCTGGTGAACTACCCCGAGGTGCAAGAGAAAGTGCGACAGGAACTGCTCGCTGCACTTGGGCCGGAC GAGGAGATCAGTTACAACACGATACAGAAACTGACCTACCTCGACTGCGTCATCCAGGAAACCATGCGGCTATACCCGCCCATATTCGG GTTCGTCACGAGAGAGGCAGTGGTCGACAAGCAGTACGGGAAGCTGAAGATTCCTGCCGGCACGGCGGTGATGGCCGCTACCGAGTACATGCACCGTGACCCCTGCCACTGGGAAAAGCCGAACACGTTCGACCCTGACAG GTTCCTTCCCGagcggcgcaagggccagaaccCGCTCGCTTTCCAGCCGTTCGGCGCAGGGCCGCGCAACTGCATCGGCATGCGGTTCGCGCAGATGGAGATGCGCTTCGCGCTCGCACACGTACTGCGCAAGTACCGACTCGAGGCCACGCCCAACACCGACAAG